The Primulina huaijiensis isolate GDHJ02 chromosome 9, ASM1229523v2, whole genome shotgun sequence genomic interval GACTTTACACATTTCGATTCCATTCAACGCAGCAAAACATAATGTAATTATTAATCAATGCTCTCATTTTGAGAGAGACCCCACTCACACGTATTCATGATTTGGATCATTTTTCAATGCTATTAACCAACTAAGTGCTATCGACTCTCCATTTACGAAAATAATTAATCTAAATTGGTGGAATAATATACTACAACACtatagatttaattaaattgccaCAATATTAATCTAATGCGATATGTGACATTACAACCACTTATAGTAATAAACATACAAAATTTTAGAATTAAATATATGAATTGTAAAAAAATGTTGACTAGCATATTCTATGACATTATATATGTatgctagctagctagctaatGCACACCTTACCAATTACTAGTGAATGATTCAATGGCATTGTCCGGTACTGATAAAAAAGAGTCAACTCATGAGCTTCTTAATGCTCATGCTCAAGTTTGGAATCACATCTTCAAATTCATATTGCCCATGTCACTCAAATGTGCGATTGAATTGAATATACCATATATCATCAAGAATCATGGCAAGCCGATGACCCTTTCTGAATTAACAGGAGCTCTCCCCATCAACAAGGGCAAATCCCATGGCATTCGTCGTTTAATGCGTGTTTTGGTCCATTCTAAATTCTTCATCGAAGTTGATATCAAGGACGAAAACGAACAAAACGAGGGTTATTGGCTAACACCATCCTCTAATCTCCTTCTTAAAGACTCACCCTTATGTGTTACCCCCTTTTTGCAACTTGTTCTTGAGCCAGATCTGATGAAGCCATGGAATAGTATGAGTGAATGGTTGGCAGATGATCGTGTAACAGCATTTGAAACGACACATGGTTTGACGTTCTGGGAGCAAGCAAAGAGTGTTACCAGCGTGCATGAGCTGTTCAATGAAGCCATGGAGGCTGATACACGGTTCTTGAGCCATGTGATGCTTAAAGATTGTGAGAAGTTGTTCGAGGGAGTCGAGTCTTTGGTCGATGTTGGAGGTGGAACGGGGACTATGGCTAAAGCTATTGCCGATTCATTCCCCGAGATGAAGTGCACAGTTCTCGATCTTCCACATGTTGTTTCTGGCTTGGAGGGGGTCAGTAACTTGATCTATGTTGGGGGAGACATATTCGAGGCGATTCCTGCTGCTGATGTTGTTTTACTGAAGGTATGTGCAATACTGTGTTATATtagatatataaatatgattttttttgtcaaaccAATCAAATTATCTGATGAGATCTCAATCAATAAATATGGCTAAATATGAAAGTGATAAGTGACAGATGATTTACTTAATTAAAAGTCTAAAATTACAACCCTAATGAATTTTGTGTTTTGtaaattgtaaaaatattatatattttttttgaattttttaactgATCATTTGGAGACCTATCTTAGTGACATGAGCACAACATGACCAAATAAAAACATCATATATATTCTGAgatgagtgatttttgagaagtTTCCTAAGGTACGTATGaatgaggacataagcacgctgaaaatactagtcttggtacagtgaggataATCATCGAATCTGAGACTTTAAatattctgacaatatcaagtTGTACAAGCAGTGGATATTACACAATTGGGACGATGAagcttgcataaaaatattaaggaAATGCAGAGAAGCAATCCCCAGAAAGGAAAATGGAGGTAAAGTAATAGTAATCGACATAGTTTTGGGGTATAACGAAGAAGATGATACAATGAAAGAAGATCAACTCTTCCAGGACATGACGATGATGCTTTACTTGAATGGAAAAGAAAGAAGTGAGAAAGAATGGGAGAAAGTGTTTCTTGATGCTGGATTCAGTAGCTACAAGATTACTCCTGCATTAGGGGTGAGATCTATTATTGAAGTTTATCCTTGAATCTAATACTAATGTTATATTTGGTTCCAAATAAgacataaatatttaatatttctcGTCCCATTGTTTCCATTTAATATGGAGCAGCATGTTGTAATTCGTTTGATGGTTTGATTTGCACGATTCAGACGAGCTTTGATTAATGATGTATGACGTGGTCTTTTGATcattaaaagttaattaagtCTACATTTTATTATCCTTCTCCACAActcttatattaatattttcatccATATTTCATCACTTAATGTTGGATTTAGTCATCCGTGTACGTTTTGATCCTATCATAAgataaagagtaggtctcttgtaagaggtcaaccatatcgatattcacaataaaaagtaatatttttagcataaaaagtaatactttttaatggatgacccaaataagatatctgtcttacaaaatatgacccgtgagaccgtctcacacaagtttttgcctaagaTAAGATCAAATATCCATTGATGTTAATAATGCTAGAGTTTGATATCTAtaagatatcttatttgatatGGTTTGGTCTCTTTATATTGCTATTGTTTGTAAAAAAGTTATAATATGACACATCAAAAACATCAATCTAAAATTTTCCACTTTCCAtctctcatatttataacaAAAGGGTTATTGTGTTGAGGAATATATTGAGATAGAGATCATGAACAAccatataaaacataaaaaacatcaatataaaacataaagAGAGTATTTGAATTGGTGGAGTAGATGAACTTTTGACTAATTATCAGGAGTTTGATTCCTCCTACAAACACATTCTCGAGTTTATAACAAAAAAGATATTATGTTGTGGAATTGTAATTGATGTTCTCGTAATATTCACTTTTAACTGTTAGTATATTTTGTTTGTGATCAGGATAAATCTAGCACTTTTATCACTTTATATATACTTTGCAActctaaatatatatttcaaacaaTAACTAACTATAGGAAAGATttactaatattataataataaaagaataCATAGCtagtttgtttcttttttttttttttttgaaaaaagaaaaagaaaaaagtttcCTCAGACAAATCCAGTGAGCAAGAACCGGTATTCTTCATAATTTTCTCCCACCGTTTTCGCATCAATCCTAAAACCCTTCTAATTAAATCACATCTCCAACCATTCCAAGCAATCAATCTATTTCACCAAGTAAGCTCACCAACTTGCCCCCATTCTAAGTTTACCATGAACACCAACCTTTTTTCTTGTAAGttgttaataatttttataagatTAATTCAtggaaatacaaaaaaaattagatccGGTGGGATTCagaattgaaaatatcattttaatgtTTGGAAAGATGAAATTTCAAATGGGATTGATATTGGTGGAATTTGATGGGATTTGATTTAACTTGGTGAAATCTTTGCAAGATAGGTAAGATTTCATGGGATTTCATGGGATTTgagtcataaaaaaaataaaaaaaaatttactaataaatttttataacttgctaataaattttaaatgtttaaaaagaaataaaaaaaatttactaataaatttttataacttgctaataaattttaaatgtttttctcaaattttataaagtatcatttatccaaaaatacatattatcaagtcacaaacatttatatcatatatatatttttaaaaattatttcaaaatcaattttcaatattttatattaaaaattctataaataagaCATTTCTATTAAAAATTTGTTGTTTTAATAGTAAAcacttaatttattaaattgtgataaatttatttttaatgataaattttataatttttgcatttattaaaaatttttcaactttaaaaaattttatatgctcgaaaataatttttttggggaTAAAAATaggaatatttatataaatgttGTTAATAaacaaatcattttaaaaaatagcaatacaatatttttttaatataaaataaattatttttaatggttaaaaaaattccaaatcacatttaaaaattttaccaaacaatcaaataaaattctaaatCCATGGAATttaaatccaaatccaaatctaATTTTTTACTTGTCCAAACATACTTTTAGGTTcctgaaaatcaaaataaatatttattcaaaaaatgtAAACGGTATGGGCCGGGTTCACCAACACCAGTtcctcaaaaataaataaagaaggCCTTGAACGTACTATTTGATGGTCGGCCCCGGTCCCTGAAAATTATATAAAGAAAACGTGATGGGCCGAGTTGTCAACTCGGATCctcaaaaataaacaagaaCACCATGTATGGGCCGGGGTTATCAAGCCTGGTTCCTAAAAATATAGTCCCGCAGTGTACTTACTATTCGATGGGCCGATCTTGACAACCCCAAGTCCCAGAGTGAGTGATTGAGGCGAGACGCATgagaaaaataaagaagaaataaGATAAGAGAGTGATGGAGATGCAAAAGacttattccaatttttatataaaacttaaaaatataaaattataccaTCATTTGGCGGGCCAGCCTGCCCCGTTTAGGTCTGTCCCGTCTTGACCCGCAATCCAAACGGGCTCAACCCATTTGGTCCGTCTCCGAACTATCTGTTATTTTATCAATCTAATCCACTTAATTTTTATAACGAGACGGGTCAACCCGACGAACCTGACCATTTGACAAGTGTACCCATGACAAACAAATATTACCATTTATTCTGTTCCCAGGCCAGATTATGTGCCCTCACATGTGGTAGGATACTCCATCAATCACAGCTCTATGTATACCGTTGATCACATTAATTGACTAAAATAGACGACTCACACCGTCCGTTGGATTTCATCTTTTACTGCTCAGGGTGTAGTGTAACAATCGACTTCACCCCCTGACTTCCGTTTTACCCAACAAAGACGCACGAACTCCTGCCACCAACTCCTCCCACCGTTTCTAAGCTCAGAACTTCGCACATTTCTTGATGAAATTTACACATGTGGAAGTGCATGGATCATTAATTTCAGATGAAAAGAAGTAATCTTTTGTAACCGTCTGTATGATAACAGTTATGGAATGATTGTTTCTTGGTTCAAGAATTGACCAGTGAAAGGCTCAGTTGTTGAAGCCGAAACGAGACGTTGGTCTTcgatatcataatttttttgggtGGTTAAGCTTTCTTTTTCAAGGAAATTTTATCGGTGTGTTACTTCTTTTATTGTTGGAGTTTGTCTGTTAAACATTGTTTGACTCAACTTTAAGCAAAAACCTACCTGTCATTTgtctcaagaaaatatttttaatttcatggTAGAATGAGCTTCATTTCTTTATCTGGGTATCAACGGAATCCGCTGAGGGGAAGAAGTTGAGCTGGTCTTTGTGATGGGtccgatgatatgttggaaattttcAAGAACTTTGTTTCTAAGTCTTTTTGGGTGCTGGTTTGCTTTGATGGTGATACGTCCTGTATATACTTTGAGGCCTTTGAGGCAGAGACCTAGATCCTGGGGAGAAGAGGTTAGTTTTTAATTGGTGATTGTGTCTGGTTAATTATGTAAATCTGGCTGTTTTAGACTTTTAGTCACGACTCTGCTAGTTATTTTTAGAGTAAATTAGAATTGTAGTATCTTACTGTAATTTCAGATATTAATTGCTCATATGTTTTGCAACAgttttgaaatttgattttataaagtgtggtTCTTTGGTAATATCAGATATTTATCTGCCAATATGTTTTGCAttattgaaatttgattttatctATTGTGGTTATGAGATGAATTCCAGtaaatttatattcatattgTAGTTGAACTGCTTGAATGCTGGTTCATTAAACAATTTTGGGTTTTAGGTACTAGTTTGATGGATCGAAAAATGAACGGTGTGCATAAGCAGAATGTCATCCTTGTTTGGGGCTATTACTTTATCAAATAAGCATGTTTGTAATTTGTTGGAAAGGACATTTAATCTGATCATATAATGTGGGATGAGAGATAGTTCTTCGCTATGTTTGTTGTCCTTGGTATAAAGTGCAATAGGCATCACTTCGGGGTTTACACCACTCAGGTTGTAAGAATTCCAGAATATGTAAAAGAATTGGATTTTTTGAACCAGCTTAGTTGTGGACACTGGATTGTATTCTTAGTTGCTATGTCCTCTGACCCCGTTCCAAGTCTTATTTCAGAACTCAAACTATTACACATGGCTTTTTCTGTGTATGTCGTtgtcttctttcactcttcccCGAGTTTTTTAGATGCGTGTTTCAGGTAGAAGAAGAATGGTTCATTTCATTTAGTCAATTAGTAGAGGACTTTTATCCCACCCCCTCCCCTATCcttccacacacacacacaaccaagaaaaaagTGTTCTAATGTTTATGGTCTTTTGCTTCCATCAGTGGCTTCATGTAGGGAAGGAAGAGCATGAATTGGGTCCATTCACTTCTTGGAACATAACAGGAACTTATCGAGGTTTGTTAGTTGCCTACCTATGAAATTATTCAGTGGTATTTCATGTTGAACAATTCGCACTTAGTTTTTCTTGTGGTGTTTTTTTATGCCCATGAGTGCTCAATTCGATTATGTTTGGTGATACTCTagttaaattataatattttatcgtCCCTGATAGATTGTGCCACTACTATGTAAATTCTTCTCAGTCCGTCATGATGAGAAATCACTTCTTTCTTCTCTTGATGCACGTTATAATCAACTGCCTTCCCAGATAGTTATTACAATCAAAGATTAACATGTTTGAAACACTTGTGTGAATTTTGAATCATGGAATCTTACTGTACAAATAATTTACTCGATCTTCACTTAGAAAAAGTTTGAGTAGAACAGTTACCTTAAGAAAAAACTCTCTTGAATGTGGTGTTTTTGTTTGTAGGTTGCAGTCATATGTATTATTTCAATCCTTATAAGTAATGAAGTTCTCTGTTCAGTTGAATTTTCTAAACTTCTTGCATTATTAATGCTCAAGATCAGGTTCCAATCTCAACATAAAAGCATTCAATCATATTTGCAGTACTGCTCTTCTATTTTCTGCTCAGCTACCTCAGCTGGAACGTGCACTCagagagaaaataatttttttcattgctGATGACAGTAAAAAGAGATGTACTTTGTGTAAAAGTATTTCTAGTCACGAATTTCATATGCTAGTGTGTGAATTGTATTTTTAGgctaagcaatattttacctgGCATCACAACAACATCAGGCTTGCTAATTAGCATTCGAAAGTGCTAGTTTATGATAATTTGGCGGGAGTTCTTTCTGGTACAGTTCTTTGGTCTGGTTTGTGTTAATGGACATGCAGAAGATTGTTAATCGGAACGTTCAAGCAAATACTCTGTTATCTCCTTGAAATTTTTACGGATTTACTTTCGTTTTGATATGCTTACTGTAAGTTTTTCTGATACTTATGATACGTAGGGAATTGGAAGTTTCAAGATTCCACAAATAATTCTTCGAAGTTTCCTGATTTTGGGAAGGCGAATGGCACTGTAGTATTAGAGTTGAGTAGTACTCCGACAAAACTAAATGGTGTACACTATGTTCAGGTAAGGTGGTTGTTCTTCAACTTAATGGTGATATAACAAGAACGTGATCAGTCATATGCTCCCTTGTTACTTTTCTGTTGATTAATTATGCTAATTGCATAAGTACTCATTTCTGACTGAGTGACTGGCTCATTCAATGGGGAAAACTTCTAGTAACTGGATTCTTATAACAACCATGGAAAAGAAGATTtgcattaattatttaatcGCTATGGGATCCTCTCTCTCGTATGAAGTggataaacacacacacacacagcaTGCTAGACATTAAATTTTCTGAAGCCTATGATAAACATGACTAACTTATTGCACCCGAACTATGATAAACCATGACGAACTTATTGCACCCGAAAACTCAAATCACTCTCACGCGAATTTGAAATGTCCATGTGGATACAGGGTGCTGCTCTTTAGTTTCTCAACAAAATGCTAACTGAGATACACGCGAGAGCATAAAATGCTACGGCGCTTTGTTGAAAGTTGCCTGGTGATAATTGGATAAAGTTGCTGCTTCTGCTGTGTCACTTGTGGTGTTGTGTCTACAGCCTGCTTCCCCAGAGAAGCAGATTGTCATAACtatgtaaaaaaaaactattgacATCAATAAGTCTGCCATGTATGCATTGTGCAGCTGGTGATCCTGATGAAGTTATTTCGTCATTCAATTCTTTCTGTTGTCACTAACAGTTTGAAACAGTAAATTTTTGTTATGTGATCGAGTTGGATAAAACCTAATAGGGGGGttttaacttaaaaaaataatttagattCTCAAGTTTCTAATTTCTAGAGAACTATTTTCTCATTATGTTTTTTAATTGTAATTGTACTTGTCATGGTGGAATGGACCAGGGGGTTATAATTTTCCATGACGTGTTTGACAATGAACATGATGCTGGAGGTGCTCAACTTAGGGTAGAGGGTGTATATATATGGCCTTTCAGACAACTACGAATGGTAGCTAGCAGGTAGTTTCTATATTGCTTCATTCTAATAAATTAAGATcctgttatttaattattagtttTATAGTCTTTTGGTCTTGTCTTATAACTTGTCAAACGCATGATATGATTTAAAAGTGATTAAAgtaatatgtaatttttttatacaagataTGGAGTGCTATGTCCGTAGGTGCTGGTAGTTTTTTTTCCGTCTACCTCTTAATTTACCACCATAATTTGAAGACACAACCAAAAAATCATTCATGAAAAGTAATTGCAAATAGTATGTCCTTTCTGTTGTATTAATTGTCCCTCTTTTGCTTATTTTATACGATTTTGTGCCCGTACTATTGTTATTTTTCGGTACTTTGCAGTGGAAAACAGGGTGAGTTTGGGCGAGAAGATGATTACATACTATCGAATCCTTATCACTTGGTGATCACAACTTTCTCTATCGATTTTATCCCTTCTTTTTATTACGTAGTGATCTGTTTTATAAATCAACTTAGCGACAACTtcttatgcataaaaatttctttttgtgCATAAGCTTTGCCATAACTTCTTCCGCCAAGGGCAAAGATCCTTTTCCATTTTGTAAATCTTTCTTTATTTAGTCCCTTCGGGGTTATGGATAATTTAGCAGTTTTTAATATGGTACAATTTTTTGTAAGTGATTGCTTATAGAATATTTTCTGAAATTACCAGTTGATTGCTTGATATGTTTTCGGTTACATCCTTGATATAGGTTCCACAGGATGCCCATCGAAATTATGTATTATTATGACACTATTTTTTCCTTCCTTTTTTCTTTGGCAAATGCTACTAAGTTATCTTCTAAGTTATCTTTGATATCTCCATAGAAATCTATCGTCACAGTAGGTCCGTgcttttcaattttcattcCAGACTGCCCGAGTTAGTAAATATTGGATAAATTAGGCGATGCatcttttgagatattttttcttttaatttaacAATAAAGAACCATACTGCAGTATGATTTCCTTCCTTTTGATCTTCAAGCTCTCTTCCTCGAGATGCTTTAAGAGTTCATTTAATCCAACAATACCAGGTTACTCCATGGTTTTCAGGGCCATTCTTTGAAATGTACATGTTACCATCAATCTCTTAATTTGATGTTTGCTATCCATCCAAACTCTGAAATAGGTTAAGCTGGGATTTGTAGTAGAAAATTGATGTCTTGATATGTGGGGTTAAGAACAGGAATGAAGCCCAACTGAACATATGCAACAGTGACACTGAAGAGGCAGGCATAATATTTCCTGTTGCTGTTAGTTTCACAGAAGAAACATTTCTTGGTCTTATGCTCTGTGTATCTAAATGTTCTCATGTATGAGTTTGCTTGAACCCTGTTTTTCTTGAAACAAGTTTGCTTGGTACTAAATTTTACcattgaaaatgtttttgttcTGTGAAAGGACACTGTTACACAATGAGTTTATCTGGAGATTCTTTTATGTCTCCTTCAACTTATTCAACATTATTTTACCTGTACAGCTTGGAGTCTTCTCCTCCCAGGTGTTTCAGGAGTCTCCCCGagaaaaaatttggaagagaaAGCACTGTAaaattttcaacttatttagTTTCTAAACCATAAGTTAAAGTTCATTATCtccttttaaaatatttctggTTGTTATCCAATTGCAGCTCCCATCTATAAAATGGAGAAACATTGTAACATTGAAATTGCTGCCCAAGTTTCTGGTGTCTCTTCCAGCCATGGTACTAAGCTTTTCAAAgcatttggattattgattctCTCTACCCTTTGTCAGAATTTCTTTATGATGATGTTCTGTCCTTTCTTCCTCCTTCATGCATTCATGAATATAATTGATGTTTCTCTGTAAAAAGAAGCTAATGTTTAAAGTTGTGGTCATGATGTTACTCATTTGCTTATgtatcatatatttaatatctACTCAATGAATGGGAAGACCCTTCGGAAGACTGAGCATCTTCTTGCCTTATAACATATTTTCTGTACTTTTTTGTATTCACCAAATTATGTTAGTTGATAGTCAAGAATGaattaatttcatattaatCCTGCAAACCTGAAACTGTTTGCTATTTTGCATGTCTGGTTTTTCCTAAACCTCCACATGCAGAAGTTGGTTTTACCCCATGGAAGATAATGCCTTCACATTTTTCTTCGATTTAAAACATCTGATTTTCTGAAATGGATTATATTAACTTGTTACTCTCATGTATATGGAACATCAATCTGCGCTAGCATTTGATCACTCTGTTTAACCATATGATGAATAGCTgctttttgaaaagaaaaatagaaggaGTGTACTATATTGGGGCCCAAGAAACTTGTATCTCTGGTAAAGCAGTtcccaattttttttgttgatcctttttttcttttatctaattttatgaatcttatctttaaaatttaaaattttgatccaaaattttgTCTGTAATTGAGTCATATATTCGTCTTAAGTTCTTTAGTTATATGTTTCTTGTCACTGTGTATTATACACCAAGGGCTTATATGCTTACCTTATTATTTCTGTgcatattagaatttttttggtattttaaaacGTTGAGTGATTATTAGATTTGATGCTGCCTACTTATCCTCTTACAAGGCATTGTGATGTGGCATTCCAAAACTTTGTGTATTATGATGTGCTCTGTACTTGCTTCCATCAATTTCTGTAAACTGACATTTTTATGCGTCTTCTGTAAAAATGCAACTTTATTTCCTTTTTACTTGTGCCACTTTATTTTCTTAGATGGGGTTCGTCATAGATATCATCTTGGAGGATTAATGGAAAGCCCTTTAGTGGATGACGATGCCGATTGCTTCTCACCCATGCTCTTAAATGCGACTTCAGTCAACGTTGAAATCTATTACAATAAAGCAATTAATTATACGTTGATGGTCACCTTTGTATCCTTCTGATGTTACcatattttttcttgaatagCAAATTACTGTTCTCTTCTGGAAAGTAAAATGGTCATTATGTTTTCTCCcttgttttatttattctttaaccATCTGATGAACTAGATCTCTTTCCTTGAAGTTCTGTTGTTAATCCGGCAAATGGAACACAGTAACACTCAATCTGTGAGATTCCCTGTCCACATATGAGAAACCGATTGCTTACAATCCAGAATTATGTCTTTTCTGATGAATGTTTCTTGAAGTGGTTCCAAGCACTTATCTCACAATCTTTTCCCAGGGTTCTGC includes:
- the LOC140985009 gene encoding trans-resveratrol di-O-methyltransferase-like, coding for MALSGTDKKESTHELLNAHAQVWNHIFKFILPMSLKCAIELNIPYIIKNHGKPMTLSELTGALPINKGKSHGIRRLMRVLVHSKFFIEVDIKDENEQNEGYWLTPSSNLLLKDSPLCVTPFLQLVLEPDLMKPWNSMSEWLADDRVTAFETTHGLTFWEQAKSVTSVHELFNEAMEADTRFLSHVMLKDCEKLFEGVESLVDVGGGTGTMAKAIADSFPEMKCTVLDLPHVVSGLEGVSNLIYVGGDIFEAIPAADVVLLKWILHNWDDEACIKILRKCREAIPRKENGGKVIVIDIVLGYNEEDDTMKEDQLFQDMTMMLYLNGKERSEKEWEKVFLDAGFSSYKITPALGVRSIIEVYP
- the LOC140984345 gene encoding transmembrane E3 ubiquitin-protein ligase FLY2-like, whose translation is MGPMICWKFSRTLFLSLFGCWFALMVIRPVYTLRPLRQRPRSWGEEWLHVGKEEHELGPFTSWNITGTYRGNWKFQDSTNNSSKFPDFGKANGTVVLELSSTPTKLNGVHYVQGVIIFHDVFDNEHDAGGAQLRVEGVYIWPFRQLRMVASSGKQGEFGREDDYILSNPYHLLGVFSSQVFQESPREKIWKRKHSPIYKMEKHCNIEIAAQVSGVSSSHDGVRHRYHLGGLMESPLVDDDADCFSPMLLNATSVNVEIYYNKAINYTLMVTFISFLEVLLLIRQMEHSNTQSGSAKVSLPMIAHQAIMDAYLCLMHLTAGILVESLFNAFATAAFFKFVVFSIFEMRYLLAIWRANRPLNNGENWETMRRELSVLYSRFYGILLGGILVMYEFHRFLRFILLLLHSFWIPQIITNVSRDSRKPLHPHYILGITITRITIPLYVFGCPHNFMRIEPSREWCICLAIYMGLQAFILLLQHYFGSRCFIPRQVLPEKYCYYRRFDQGSIPSLDCVICMTAIDLGQRTNDCMATPCDHFFHSVCLQRWMDIKMECPTCRRPLPPA